One window of the Chryseobacterium sp. CY350 genome contains the following:
- a CDS encoding alpha/beta hydrolase, with product MSFHKLYFLFVFFVGATAFGQTKPNATPYTNEATYEKLKKKHPFITPLNRTVPPNIGIDKDVEYTNIHGLSLKADIYYPLDKSKKYPAVALVHGGGWISGSKENEKYMAQELAAKGYVAIAVGYRLSEVAKYPAAIDDVKNAIKYLKKNKKKYSLNTKKIGILGESAGAQIATLVGVKSKGKIKAIVNVDGIVSFIHPEAEESTYASYWLAGDRNVNLKNWTDASPLEFVDKNTPPTLFINSSQPRFHAGRDDMMKILKSYNIFTEYHEIKDTPHSFWSAEPWFTETLDLTLQFLDKNLK from the coding sequence ATGAGTTTTCACAAACTATATTTTCTTTTTGTTTTTTTTGTAGGAGCAACAGCATTCGGTCAGACAAAGCCGAATGCTACTCCTTACACAAACGAAGCAACATATGAAAAATTAAAAAAGAAACATCCGTTCATCACGCCTTTGAACAGAACAGTTCCGCCCAACATCGGGATCGATAAAGATGTAGAATACACCAATATCCACGGACTTTCCCTGAAGGCCGACATCTACTATCCTCTCGACAAATCCAAAAAATATCCTGCAGTGGCACTGGTTCACGGTGGCGGCTGGATTTCCGGAAGTAAGGAAAATGAAAAATATATGGCTCAGGAATTAGCGGCGAAAGGTTATGTAGCCATTGCCGTCGGTTACCGTCTGAGCGAAGTGGCAAAATATCCCGCAGCGATTGATGACGTAAAAAATGCTATTAAATATTTAAAGAAAAACAAGAAGAAATATTCTTTAAATACTAAAAAAATCGGAATTTTAGGTGAATCAGCGGGAGCACAGATTGCCACTTTGGTTGGTGTAAAATCTAAAGGAAAAATAAAAGCCATCGTCAATGTGGACGGAATTGTTTCTTTCATTCACCCTGAAGCCGAAGAAAGTACGTATGCATCTTATTGGCTTGCTGGAGACAGAAATGTCAATCTGAAAAACTGGACAGATGCTTCGCCGTTGGAATTTGTAGATAAAAATACGCCTCCTACCCTATTTATCAATTCTTCTCAACCCCGTTTTCATGCAGGACGAGACGATATGATGAAAATATTAAAAAGCTACAATATCTTTACAGAATATCATGAAATCAAAGATACTCCGCACTCATTCTGGTCTGCCGAACCTTGGTTTACAGAAACTTTAGATTTAACACTTCAGTTTTTA
- a CDS encoding glycoside hydrolase family 28 protein has protein sequence MKKSIKILGLVAAMMFSGQIYAQNTDIYKGIEFKMPKVTETSFAANTVSIKDFGGVAGGSVKNTEAFKKAIDALVKKGGGKLVVPRGLWLTGPIVLQSNINLHVEDGAMIIFSTDKSDYPLVDVSFEGLNTIRCQSPISARNAKNIAITGKGVIDGSGDAWRAVKKGKLSETEWKKFVASGGIVSKDGKTWYPSESYKKGFEGSSNFNVPDKIDKAELESVKDFLRPVMVSIVGCDQVLLDGPTFQNSPAWNLHPLMTSNLILRNLTVRNPWYSQNGDGVDLESCKNVLIYDNTFDVGDDAICIKSGKNEDGRKRGMPTENVIIKNNMVYHGHGGFVIGSEMSGGARNMHVSDCTFIGTDIGLRFKTTRGRGGVVENIYIKNIDMINIPTQTIGFNMFYEGASPVLEDGQKAEGNKAPEKTYPVTEETPVFRNIYFKNITATNSDEAITLFGLAEMNLKNIVIEDSQFETKKGLSIVDADGIQLKNVKLKYSEGTGATIYNSKNIDLAGLKLESTQKPTIKVLGAKTTSVKLPKDVKGEQLSISKEIAKNAVK, from the coding sequence ATGAAGAAGTCAATCAAAATACTAGGTCTTGTCGCAGCAATGATGTTTTCGGGACAGATCTATGCTCAAAATACAGATATTTACAAAGGCATTGAGTTTAAAATGCCAAAAGTGACTGAAACTTCTTTCGCCGCAAATACTGTATCCATCAAAGATTTTGGAGGTGTCGCCGGTGGAAGTGTAAAAAACACCGAAGCTTTTAAAAAAGCAATCGATGCATTGGTGAAAAAAGGTGGCGGAAAATTGGTTGTTCCGAGAGGCCTTTGGTTAACCGGACCTATCGTTTTGCAAAGCAACATCAACCTTCATGTGGAAGACGGCGCGATGATTATTTTCAGCACAGATAAAAGCGATTATCCTTTGGTAGACGTAAGTTTTGAAGGTTTAAATACGATCCGTTGCCAGTCTCCGATATCGGCTAGAAATGCTAAAAATATTGCGATCACAGGAAAAGGCGTTATCGACGGAAGCGGTGATGCATGGAGAGCTGTAAAAAAAGGAAAATTATCCGAAACTGAATGGAAAAAATTCGTTGCATCAGGCGGAATCGTTTCTAAAGACGGAAAAACCTGGTATCCATCCGAAAGCTATAAAAAAGGATTTGAAGGAAGCTCAAATTTCAATGTTCCCGATAAAATCGACAAGGCTGAACTGGAATCTGTGAAAGATTTTCTTCGTCCGGTGATGGTGAGCATCGTAGGTTGCGATCAGGTTTTACTGGATGGCCCGACTTTCCAGAATTCGCCCGCCTGGAACCTTCATCCACTGATGACTTCCAATTTAATTTTAAGAAATCTTACCGTTAGAAACCCTTGGTATTCTCAAAACGGTGACGGTGTAGATTTGGAATCCTGCAAAAATGTTCTGATCTATGACAATACTTTTGACGTGGGTGACGATGCAATCTGCATTAAATCGGGAAAAAATGAAGACGGAAGAAAAAGAGGAATGCCGACTGAAAATGTCATCATCAAAAACAATATGGTGTACCACGGTCACGGAGGTTTTGTAATCGGAAGTGAAATGTCTGGTGGAGCAAGAAACATGCATGTGTCAGACTGTACTTTCATCGGAACAGATATTGGTCTCCGTTTCAAAACAACCCGTGGAAGAGGTGGTGTTGTTGAAAATATTTATATCAAAAACATTGATATGATCAACATTCCGACGCAGACCATTGGTTTTAATATGTTCTACGAAGGTGCTTCGCCGGTTCTGGAAGACGGACAGAAAGCGGAAGGAAACAAAGCTCCGGAAAAAACATATCCAGTAACTGAAGAAACGCCAGTCTTCAGAAATATTTACTTTAAAAATATTACTGCAACCAATTCTGATGAAGCAATTACTTTATTCGGCTTGGCAGAAATGAACCTTAAAAATATCGTGATTGAAGATTCTCAGTTTGAGACTAAAAAAGGTTTAAGCATCGTCGATGCAGACGGAATTCAGCTTAAAAACGTAAAACTGAAATATTCAGAAGGAACGGGAGCTACGATTTACAACAGTAAAAACATTGATTTGGCAGGTTTAAAACTGGAATCTACTCAGAAGCCAACTATCAAAGTGTTAGGAGCAAAAACCACTTCGGTAAAACTTCCGAAAGACGTAAAAGGCGAGCAGCTGAGCATCTCAAAAGAGATAGCAAAGAATGCAGTGAAGTAA
- a CDS encoding glycoside hydrolase family 43 protein codes for MTNKILNILSITAFSIASTYLNAQEKPYVSEVWTADHGKNYRNPILYADYSDPDVTRFGDDYYMTASSFNEAPGLPILHSKDMVNWKLVNYAIQDVLPKEHFAVPRRGDAVWAPAIRFHKGEFYIYWGDPDFGIYMVKTKDPLGKWDEPVLVMKGKGLIDSCPFWDEDGQAYLVHGWAGSRAGVKSLLSLNKMNPEGTKVLDKGVHIFDGHDAHPTVEGPKMYKRNGYYYVFAPAGGVATGWQLVLRSKNIYGPYEEKIVLEQGKTKINGPHQGAWVDTPSGENWFYHFQDVDAGGRIVHLQPMKWEKDWPVMGIDNDKNGIGEPVLTYKKPNVGKTYPIVTPAETDEFDGEKLGLQWQWSANENIVWSSKLPGQKFLRLFSMKIGENDKNLWNVPNLLTQKFPAPNFVASTKVKLTPEDAKEGKTAGLLVMGMDHASIVITNKTDGYYVQLRKAEKAEKGGEEKVLFETKLKGNEAYFKVNVSEPNGICTFSYSENGKNFIKAGEPFQAKPGKWIGAKVGLYSVSTQKANRGGYADFEYFRITKN; via the coding sequence ATGACAAACAAAATTTTAAATATACTTTCAATAACCGCATTCTCTATTGCATCAACTTATTTAAATGCACAGGAAAAACCTTACGTTTCAGAAGTCTGGACAGCCGATCACGGAAAAAACTACAGAAACCCGATTTTGTATGCAGATTACTCAGATCCGGACGTTACGCGCTTTGGCGATGATTATTATATGACCGCTTCAAGTTTCAACGAGGCTCCGGGATTGCCAATCCTTCATTCAAAAGATATGGTCAACTGGAAATTGGTGAACTACGCTATTCAGGATGTTTTACCAAAAGAACATTTCGCTGTTCCAAGAAGAGGTGATGCGGTTTGGGCTCCGGCAATCCGTTTCCATAAAGGAGAATTCTATATTTATTGGGGCGATCCTGATTTCGGAATTTACATGGTAAAAACCAAAGATCCTTTGGGAAAATGGGACGAACCCGTTTTGGTAATGAAAGGGAAAGGTTTAATTGATTCCTGTCCGTTCTGGGATGAAGACGGACAAGCTTATTTGGTTCACGGTTGGGCAGGAAGCCGCGCCGGAGTGAAAAGTCTCTTGTCATTAAATAAAATGAATCCCGAGGGAACGAAAGTTTTGGATAAAGGGGTACATATTTTCGATGGTCACGATGCTCATCCGACAGTTGAAGGTCCAAAAATGTACAAAAGAAACGGCTATTACTACGTTTTCGCTCCGGCGGGAGGTGTGGCGACGGGTTGGCAATTGGTTTTAAGATCAAAAAATATTTATGGTCCTTACGAAGAGAAAATTGTTCTCGAACAGGGAAAAACAAAAATAAACGGTCCGCATCAGGGAGCTTGGGTTGATACTCCATCCGGTGAAAACTGGTTCTATCATTTTCAGGATGTGGATGCAGGAGGAAGAATCGTGCATTTGCAGCCAATGAAATGGGAAAAAGACTGGCCTGTAATGGGAATCGATAACGATAAAAACGGAATTGGTGAACCGGTTTTAACTTATAAAAAACCAAACGTCGGGAAAACTTATCCTATTGTAACTCCAGCTGAAACGGATGAGTTTGATGGTGAAAAATTAGGTCTGCAATGGCAATGGAGTGCCAACGAAAATATAGTATGGTCTTCCAAACTTCCCGGACAGAAATTTCTGAGATTATTCTCCATGAAAATTGGTGAAAACGATAAAAACCTTTGGAACGTTCCGAATCTTCTGACTCAAAAATTTCCGGCTCCGAATTTTGTGGCTTCCACAAAAGTTAAGTTGACTCCCGAAGATGCCAAAGAAGGAAAAACTGCGGGACTGTTAGTTATGGGAATGGATCACGCCTCGATTGTCATCACTAATAAAACAGACGGATATTACGTTCAGTTGAGAAAAGCTGAAAAGGCTGAAAAAGGTGGTGAAGAAAAAGTTTTGTTTGAAACCAAATTAAAAGGTAACGAAGCGTATTTTAAAGTTAACGTCAGCGAACCGAACGGAATTTGCACTTTCAGCTACAGCGAAAACGGTAAAAATTTCATCAAAGCCGGCGAACCATTTCAGGCAAAACCCGGAAAATGGATCGGTGCAAAAGTAGGATTATATTCGGTAAGCACTCAGAAAGCAAACCGCGGTGGCTACGCAGATTTTGAATATTTCAGAATAACAAAAAATTAA
- a CDS encoding glycoside hydrolase family 88/105 protein, translated as MSFINQKLKIYAVAVLGSGMFLACAQTKTATAAKPTSQTAKSGKVVPTNLKWSERMMLSEMQRFPEAWMLDFSKSPKWTYPSAIVLDGAEQLYIKTGKKEYYDYISGFGETLIKEDGTILTYDLEKYNIDLLNSGNVLLYLYEKEKKDKYLEALQTLRLQIDGQPRTNEGSFWHKKIYPNQVWLDGLYMGMPFYTHYTKDFTKGTDATKAYDDIVFQFDSVQKNLLDKKTGLLYHAWDESKKEAWANKETGLSPNFWGRAMGWYGMAMVDVLDYLPKDHPGRARIISYIKSYSDAVIKYQDKKSGLWYQVLDKPLANGNYEEATASAMFVYTMIKSVNKGYLPQSYKAAAKKGYDGIIKNLITVDENGVVNLNKCCAVAGLGGKPYRDGSYEYYVNEEIRSNDGKGTGPFILASLEFEK; from the coding sequence ATGAGTTTTATTAATCAAAAATTAAAAATATACGCTGTTGCGGTTTTAGGTTCAGGAATGTTTCTGGCTTGTGCACAGACAAAAACTGCAACTGCTGCAAAACCGACAAGTCAAACGGCAAAATCAGGAAAAGTAGTTCCAACAAATCTGAAATGGTCTGAAAGAATGATGCTTTCTGAAATGCAAAGATTCCCGGAAGCGTGGATGCTGGATTTCAGCAAAAGCCCGAAATGGACCTATCCATCTGCAATTGTTTTGGACGGAGCTGAACAATTGTACATCAAAACAGGAAAAAAAGAATACTACGACTACATCAGCGGTTTCGGTGAAACTCTGATCAAAGAAGACGGTACAATTCTTACCTATGATCTTGAAAAATACAATATCGACCTTCTGAACAGTGGAAACGTATTGCTTTATCTTTACGAAAAAGAGAAAAAAGACAAATACCTGGAAGCGCTTCAAACACTTCGTTTACAAATCGACGGACAGCCTAGAACGAATGAAGGTTCTTTCTGGCACAAAAAAATCTATCCTAATCAGGTTTGGTTAGATGGTTTATACATGGGAATGCCTTTCTATACGCATTATACGAAAGATTTCACCAAAGGTACAGATGCTACAAAAGCGTATGATGATATTGTTTTTCAGTTTGACTCGGTTCAGAAAAATCTTTTAGATAAAAAAACAGGATTGCTGTATCACGCTTGGGACGAGAGCAAAAAAGAAGCCTGGGCAAACAAAGAAACCGGACTTTCACCCAATTTCTGGGGAAGAGCAATGGGTTGGTACGGAATGGCGATGGTAGATGTTCTCGATTATTTGCCTAAAGACCATCCGGGAAGAGCGAGAATTATTTCTTACATCAAATCGTATTCGGACGCGGTTATCAAATATCAGGATAAAAAATCCGGTCTTTGGTACCAGGTTTTAGATAAGCCTTTGGCGAATGGTAATTACGAAGAGGCAACGGCCTCGGCGATGTTTGTTTACACCATGATTAAATCAGTAAACAAAGGTTATTTACCACAATCATACAAAGCTGCCGCTAAAAAAGGCTATGACGGAATCATCAAAAATCTGATTACCGTTGATGAAAACGGCGTTGTTAATTTAAATAAATGTTGTGCCGTTGCCGGATTAGGAGGAAAACCTTACAGAGACGGTTCTTACGAATATTATGTCAATGAAGAAATCCGTTCGAATGACGGAAAAGGAACAGGACCGTTTATTCTGGCAAGTTTGGAATTTGAAAAATAA
- a CDS encoding DUF4861 family protein, giving the protein MSEKLKSKIIKLILAGAVFATGSSFAQKNVIENIRKNPKTPFSYAELSIKDGGKWQGNEYIGGTFKNVNELQLPAEHTDHSYYIRYEGIGLENNQIAYRLYLDWRNATDIFGKKVNTLVLPEVGQDGFETYHHDAPWGQDILKSGRTIGVGSYGRYDEQNDFVETFKTVKSTNAKVVNESDKSFATIDYKGWKTWGKAVDLQSKLTIFNKDRFVKVDLNLNETLSGLCTGIVAFKDIPMKEAVSKNKKWGYIATYGTQTLAKKEDQLGMVIFYPIGYLDKIVKTKSTHVVVFKKTKNVSYYFMGAWSQEPNGIKTEEEFYKDLDKKLEILDNNNQL; this is encoded by the coding sequence ATGTCAGAAAAATTAAAATCAAAAATTATCAAACTTATATTAGCGGGAGCTGTTTTTGCAACCGGTTCGTCATTCGCACAGAAAAACGTCATCGAAAATATCCGTAAAAATCCTAAAACTCCTTTCTCCTACGCAGAATTATCTATTAAAGACGGCGGAAAATGGCAGGGCAATGAATACATTGGCGGAACTTTCAAAAACGTCAATGAATTACAACTTCCGGCCGAACATACCGACCATTCTTACTATATCAGATACGAAGGAATCGGCTTAGAGAACAATCAAATTGCCTATCGATTATATCTGGACTGGAGAAATGCCACAGATATTTTCGGCAAGAAAGTGAATACTTTGGTGTTGCCGGAAGTCGGACAAGACGGCTTTGAAACATACCATCATGACGCACCTTGGGGACAGGATATTTTAAAATCCGGCCGTACCATCGGTGTTGGTTCCTACGGAAGATATGATGAGCAGAACGATTTTGTGGAAACTTTTAAAACTGTAAAAAGTACCAACGCAAAAGTGGTGAACGAAAGCGATAAATCTTTTGCAACCATCGATTACAAAGGCTGGAAAACGTGGGGAAAAGCGGTGGATCTTCAATCGAAGCTGACGATTTTCAACAAAGACCGTTTTGTAAAGGTTGATTTAAATTTAAATGAAACACTTTCAGGATTATGTACCGGAATTGTTGCGTTTAAAGACATTCCCATGAAAGAGGCGGTCAGTAAAAACAAAAAATGGGGCTACATTGCAACGTACGGAACGCAGACTTTAGCTAAAAAAGAAGATCAGTTAGGAATGGTCATCTTCTACCCTATCGGTTATTTAGATAAAATTGTAAAAACAAAATCGACTCACGTGGTGGTTTTCAAAAAGACAAAAAATGTTTCGTATTACTTTATGGGAGCCTGGTCACAGGAACCGAACGGAATAAAAACGGAAGAAGAATTTTACAAAGATTTAGATAAAAAATTAGAAATTTTAGATAATAACAATCAACTTTAA
- a CDS encoding pectate lyase family protein codes for MKILFPSIFLLGILSLQSCTSQVKTSAESETMVSGKPISFPGAEGFGRFTTGGRGGKVVFVTKLTDDGSEGTLRHALEQKGPRYIVFKTAGTIFLESPLRIKEGDVTIAGQTAPGDGITVANYETFVAADNVIIRFMRFRMGDKKKYEGDALGARFIKNLIFDHCSMSWSTDETVSIYVNENTTLQWCVITESLRNSAHQKGAHGYGGIAGGKFASFHHNIYANHDSRNPRLGEYAGSKFALTDLTDFRNNVIYNWGHNNIYGGEGMNVNLVNNYYKPGPASMNKKRIAAIDKNEKPETEVYNIWGKYYINGNVSEGNPEVTADNWNLGVFNQMKSAYNLTDTDKNSIKINQPHDIKNNVKTDSPKEAYEKILKIGGASLVRDAVDLRVLEHVKNGTFSHKGSLGSDNGIIDSQEDVGGFPDLKPGKALLDSDNDGMPDDWEIKNNLDPKTTNANGRDLDKNYDNIEVYINDLVKKITEKQ; via the coding sequence ATGAAAATACTTTTTCCTTCAATCTTCCTTTTGGGAATTTTATCTTTACAAAGTTGTACGAGCCAGGTAAAAACATCAGCTGAATCTGAAACAATGGTTTCAGGCAAGCCGATCAGTTTCCCTGGTGCAGAAGGTTTTGGAAGATTTACCACTGGTGGTCGTGGCGGAAAAGTTGTCTTCGTAACTAAATTGACAGATGATGGTTCGGAAGGAACTTTAAGACACGCTTTAGAACAGAAAGGTCCGAGATATATTGTTTTTAAAACTGCCGGTACGATTTTCCTTGAATCTCCTTTAAGAATAAAAGAAGGTGACGTTACGATTGCCGGACAAACCGCTCCCGGAGACGGAATCACGGTTGCCAACTATGAAACTTTTGTCGCAGCAGACAATGTCATCATCCGTTTCATGCGTTTCAGAATGGGTGACAAGAAAAAATATGAAGGCGATGCTTTAGGCGCAAGATTTATTAAAAATCTGATTTTCGATCACTGTTCGATGAGTTGGTCAACCGATGAAACGGTTTCAATTTATGTGAATGAAAATACCACGCTTCAATGGTGTGTGATTACAGAAAGCCTTAGAAATTCAGCTCACCAGAAAGGCGCACACGGATATGGCGGAATTGCCGGCGGAAAATTCGCTTCTTTTCATCATAATATCTACGCCAACCACGACAGCAGAAATCCAAGGTTGGGAGAATATGCAGGAAGTAAATTTGCACTGACGGATTTAACCGATTTCAGAAATAATGTAATCTACAATTGGGGTCACAATAATATTTACGGTGGCGAAGGAATGAATGTAAATCTCGTCAACAATTATTACAAACCCGGACCTGCATCGATGAACAAAAAAAGAATTGCTGCCATCGATAAAAACGAAAAGCCTGAAACTGAAGTTTATAACATTTGGGGCAAATATTACATCAATGGAAATGTTTCAGAAGGAAATCCTGAAGTTACCGCAGACAATTGGAATTTAGGTGTTTTCAATCAGATGAAATCTGCTTACAATTTAACAGATACCGATAAAAATTCAATTAAAATCAATCAGCCGCACGATATAAAGAATAACGTAAAAACTGATTCTCCGAAAGAGGCGTATGAAAAAATATTAAAAATCGGAGGGGCGAGTTTGGTAAGAGATGCGGTAGATCTACGTGTTTTGGAACATGTAAAAAACGGAACATTTTCTCATAAAGGTTCGCTCGGAAGCGACAACGGAATCATCGATTCGCAGGAAGACGTCGGAGGATTTCCTGATTTAAAACCCGGAAAAGCTCTACTCGATTCAGACAACGATGGAATGCCCGATGACTGGGAAATCAAAAATAATCTAGACCCGAAAACAACCAATGCCAACGGAAGAGATTTAGATAAAAACTATGACAATATCGAGGTTTACATAAATGACCTTGTGAAAAAAATAACCGAAAAACAGTAG
- a CDS encoding pectinesterase family protein: protein MKISSLYRKIKFLSIFSLVAISLLSFKINDDKTIVVSKDGKGNFTTIQQAINSVEEGKTVRTKIIVKPGTYREKISVDAAKSPIFLIGENAENTILVYGDHASKQNAEGKNIGTTGSSSFFIFSDDFSAKNITFQNNAGPVGQAVAVLTTGDRIAFENCKFLGFQDTLYIKGAQDNPDKSKISRNYFKNCYIEGTTDYIFGAGTAVFENCTIYSKKDASYVTAASTIEGNEFGFVFINCNLTGDADANSVYLGRPWRPFAKTVYIHCAIDSTIKSEGWHNWSKPDAEKTTFYAEYNSKGSGANAEKRVSWSHQLTKEQSKKYTAKNILSGKDNWNFKKAVQ, encoded by the coding sequence ATGAAGATTTCAAGTCTTTACAGAAAAATAAAATTCTTGTCTATTTTTTCATTAGTCGCAATCAGTCTTCTTTCTTTCAAAATTAATGATGATAAAACTATCGTAGTTTCGAAGGACGGAAAAGGAAATTTCACTACAATTCAGCAGGCGATCAATTCTGTTGAAGAAGGAAAAACAGTAAGAACGAAAATCATTGTAAAACCCGGAACTTACAGAGAAAAAATAAGTGTTGATGCTGCAAAAAGTCCGATTTTTTTAATCGGAGAAAATGCAGAAAACACGATCTTAGTTTACGGTGATCATGCTTCAAAGCAAAATGCTGAGGGTAAAAATATAGGAACGACAGGCTCATCATCTTTTTTTATCTTTTCTGATGATTTTTCAGCTAAAAATATCACGTTTCAAAACAACGCAGGTCCAGTCGGACAAGCAGTTGCCGTTTTAACGACAGGTGACCGAATTGCTTTTGAAAATTGCAAATTTTTAGGATTTCAGGATACACTCTACATTAAAGGAGCTCAGGATAATCCTGACAAATCTAAAATCTCCAGAAACTATTTCAAAAATTGTTACATAGAAGGAACTACCGATTATATTTTCGGAGCCGGAACTGCGGTTTTTGAAAACTGTACAATTTACTCAAAAAAAGATGCTTCTTACGTTACTGCTGCTTCTACCATTGAAGGAAATGAATTCGGATTTGTGTTTATTAACTGTAATTTAACAGGAGATGCCGATGCAAATTCAGTATATTTGGGTCGTCCGTGGAGACCATTTGCCAAAACTGTTTATATTCATTGTGCAATCGATTCCACAATCAAATCTGAAGGTTGGCACAACTGGTCTAAACCTGATGCTGAGAAAACGACTTTCTATGCAGAATACAACTCTAAAGGTTCAGGAGCTAATGCTGAAAAAAGAGTTTCATGGTCACATCAGCTAACGAAAGAGCAAAGTAAAAAATATACTGCTAAAAATATTCTTTCAGGAAAAGACAACTGGAACTTCAAAAAAGCTGTTCAATAA
- a CDS encoding RagB/SusD family nutrient uptake outer membrane protein yields the protein MKKSKSIFIASCLLGALFLNSSCSDFLEPENLSSISEAQQFDSTADTFSALVGVYAQLGGDDGYGQRLSLIIPHSGDDFRTSGSYNCNDRRGVATFGACTTNTELNNPFSKLYTGIERANLVIKNIPLSPVMQTGSAEDKKLMDRYLGEALTLRAQYYYELIRNWGDVPFYLVPASDVAEQNQPKTDRDIIYDQMIIDLEKAATLVPWRSEGGTTSNRISKGAVKGLRARIALARAGYSLRRSPQIMAQGSNPQKYFQIALDECKDIMNHAGEHSLNPSYENVFRALHTNAQDATNEVIFSVGAFGGGTRTDSKIGYYNGLKHDDNSTWKGGGGINALPVYFYEFTKYDLRRDMNVGIFKVNNSNQAELVASNAWTDSKYRKSWTNITGPSQTLAVDWPLIRLSDVMLMFAEADNEIHGAPSQEAKNALLAVRNRAYAGNLGQVGTIPSDKVGFFNAIVKERLLELGSEGIRKYDLIRWNLLATKIAETKQKLTDFINGVGAYANVPLNIYYKNSVYDPTKTAQQNITAIDVYTTGTDKSQVFYLPNQSATTPAGYKVIAWRAGITATYVNDPSAGYAQYFQANKRELLPIYFEYIQNNYNLTQDYGY from the coding sequence ATGAAAAAATCTAAATCAATATTTATAGCAAGTTGCTTACTAGGAGCACTTTTCTTAAACTCATCGTGCAGCGACTTTCTAGAGCCGGAAAACTTATCAAGTATCTCTGAAGCACAGCAGTTTGACAGCACCGCAGATACATTTTCAGCATTAGTTGGTGTTTATGCCCAATTAGGAGGTGACGACGGTTACGGACAAAGATTGTCATTAATTATTCCTCACTCCGGAGACGATTTCAGAACTTCAGGAAGTTATAACTGTAACGACAGAAGAGGTGTTGCTACTTTCGGTGCATGTACCACTAATACAGAGCTTAACAATCCTTTCTCAAAATTGTATACAGGAATTGAGCGTGCTAATCTTGTAATTAAAAACATCCCATTATCACCAGTGATGCAGACAGGATCTGCGGAAGATAAAAAACTGATGGACAGATATTTGGGTGAAGCTTTAACGCTGAGAGCGCAATATTACTATGAACTGATCAGAAACTGGGGAGATGTACCATTCTATCTTGTTCCTGCTTCTGATGTGGCCGAACAAAATCAGCCAAAAACAGACAGAGACATTATTTATGATCAAATGATCATCGATCTTGAAAAAGCTGCAACTTTAGTTCCTTGGAGATCCGAAGGCGGAACTACAAGCAACAGAATTTCTAAAGGCGCAGTGAAAGGTCTGAGAGCAAGAATCGCTTTAGCCAGAGCAGGATATTCTTTGAGAAGAAGCCCGCAGATCATGGCTCAGGGATCTAATCCTCAGAAATATTTTCAGATCGCTTTAGACGAATGTAAGGACATTATGAATCATGCTGGTGAACACAGCCTTAACCCAAGTTATGAAAATGTATTCCGTGCTTTACACACAAATGCTCAGGACGCAACCAATGAAGTTATTTTCTCTGTTGGTGCGTTTGGTGGTGGTACCAGAACAGATTCTAAAATAGGATATTATAACGGTCTTAAGCATGATGACAATTCAACCTGGAAAGGTGGTGGTGGTATCAATGCCTTACCTGTTTATTTCTACGAATTCACAAAATATGATCTTAGAAGAGACATGAACGTAGGGATTTTTAAGGTAAATAATTCAAATCAAGCTGAATTGGTCGCTTCTAATGCCTGGACAGATTCTAAATATAGAAAATCGTGGACAAACATTACCGGACCTTCACAAACACTTGCCGTTGACTGGCCTTTGATCCGTCTTTCTGATGTAATGCTAATGTTTGCAGAAGCTGACAACGAAATTCACGGAGCACCTTCACAGGAAGCAAAAAATGCTCTTTTAGCAGTTAGAAACAGAGCATACGCAGGAAATCTTGGTCAGGTAGGAACAATTCCTTCCGATAAAGTAGGTTTCTTTAATGCAATTGTAAAAGAAAGATTATTAGAACTGGGTTCTGAAGGAATCAGAAAATACGATTTGATCCGTTGGAATTTATTGGCTACAAAAATTGCTGAAACTAAACAGAAACTGACAGATTTCATCAACGGTGTAGGAGCTTACGCAAATGTACCTTTGAATATTTACTACAAAAATTCTGTTTACGATCCTACCAAAACTGCTCAGCAGAACATTACAGCGATCGATGTTTATACGACAGGAACAGACAAAAGCCAGGTATTTTATCTTCCTAATCAATCTGCTACAACGCCTGCAGGTTACAAAGTTATTGCATGGAGAGCAGGAATTACCGCAACATACGTTAATGATCCTTCCGCAGGATATGCACAGTATTTCCAGGCAAATAAGAGAGAATTATTGCCTATTTACTTTGAATACATTCAGAATAACTACAATCTGACCCAAGATTACGGTTATTAG